The nucleotide window caccAGATGTTTTATGAATCGCCTAAACTATTTACAGATATACTTACGGACCAAAAATCCGCTGCTGTTTTTATTTGttcgaatttttttccaacttcaTTTACAGCAGTAAATTCTTGTTCCAAAAATTGCCGTTTCAAACCCCTCGTCAAATAATAATCCGAAGTATTGACGCTAAAAACATCTGAAATAATCCAGATTCAATCGACGGCAACACGAAAAACTGACTTATTAAAAAACCACAGATCTAACACTATGCGCTGTAATTCTATGATTCCATGACCGTACTAGTACGATCACTTCAAGTGTACAGGGTAGATTATTAAATAGTGACTTACAAATTGAAGCAAATAGGGCAAAAAAAGCGTaaataacaaattcaattaaagTTTTCTTCAGTACTTCCTCTCTTCCGATTTCTTCCGCGATAGATCTTGTGATCCAAACAGCTAAAAACCGCAAACCGTGTCATTTCACAATTGGTATATAGTATTCACGTGATATGGGTGAATAAACCAacttacaatttttatttcggTGCTTTTTGGTTACCTTGGTACTTTTTTCGACAAAAACCTCGtcaatattagaaatattatctGCATTTTGATCATTTACATATCTTAGATCTGAcatttttcgattattataatatttgtcaaaaaaaccATGACTACCGATCGAGAAAAATCAcgttaacaatatttaaattctattcattatataatagacagaaataaacaaaaagtttttagtttattactaaaataattattattaagtattaaccttttgaaatatcaatatgCACGCCTCTGTTTACGAACAAGGGGTCGTTAAACTTCTACACGAGAAGATTGCGTGacgtattttatataaaaaagaagaattgtaTAGCAACTATTGTCGTTTGACATATGGCCTTGAATTATGATTAATTCATCTAAATATTCTAGTGATAAAAAAATCCAATGAAATACTTCAAGTgataaacttcaaaattttcgtattttcaaCGTCAATTTTATACACCTCGTAAAATTTCCTCGCTATATAGCTTGAATAATGTGAAGATATGAATTGTAGAGCAggtaaatttatattaaataatccATTTGATATTTCTccaatttatatagaaaaatgaataatttattaacgtgattgttttatttaagaaaaatttgttaactGTGGGGCGAAACGTTGTAAAGGTGCGTACGGTAATTTTTCATCGAGTCAAAATAATTTGGACGATTATTTACAACTAAACGTACCGAAGAAAAATCGATCGCCCAACGCGAGTACGAACGATTTGGACGATTATAcgaatcaaaaatatcaaacgagCACATTCAAAACCACCCGACGTACCTCCCAAAACGGTACTGAAGACcaacaacaaaattttgttgCCCAAAATCGTGGGACAGATCaaatcaaaaacgtttttatggTTAATCAGAACCTAAAAATGACCGAATCCGCCATTTTGTCTACGTTACGTTCTGTAAGAGCTCCCATCGTCAATTATCAAGAAACTCGCGGAGTTTCTAGAAATGAGTAAGTACTTGAAATGTTAATACGTGTGTAAATTTCGTAGTTCCCTCGTAATATTCAATTTGAACTGTCACAACTTTAGGGTGGggtttttaaattgtaaaatgacGAACCGTTTCTAGTTTACGtaattcaataattgaaaattaattttaaaatattgtttgattttagaattaaattcttttttagGCAAATATCGTTTATAAATCTAATCACTTCACTTTGTACGCATGCGTATACCGCGGCCATTACCATTCTAGTGATGTTATGGAACTTGGCTCCGTTATTAGATGGTTTCGTTTATTTCGCTCGATTCACCGTAGACAAActtatcgatattttcgaaacaGACGatcccaaagaaaaaataataaaaacggcTGTGTTTGCGGGAGAAATAATCATTatactatttttgatatttctaataatCGGACTTATATTTATGCCGGTTTATGTACTCACGGCTAGAATTATAAGTAAGATTTGGGGTATGATAGGCTGG belongs to Diorhabda carinulata isolate Delta chromosome X, icDioCari1.1, whole genome shotgun sequence and includes:
- the LOC130902682 gene encoding uncharacterized protein LOC130902682: MNCRAEKFVNCGAKRCKGAYGNFSSSQNNLDDYLQLNVPKKNRSPNASTNDLDDYTNQKYQTSTFKTTRRTSQNGTEDQQQNFVAQNRGTDQIKNVFMVNQNLKMTESAILSTLRSVRAPIVNYQETRGVSRNEQISFINLITSLCTHAYTAAITILVMLWNLAPLLDGFVYFARFTVDKLIDIFETDDPKEKIIKTAVFAGEIIIILFLIFLIIGLIFMPVYVLTARIISKIWGMIGW